Proteins from one Coturnix japonica isolate 7356 chromosome 5, Coturnix japonica 2.1, whole genome shotgun sequence genomic window:
- the LOC107314794 gene encoding uncharacterized protein LOC107314794, producing the protein MRHGARHADRARARGGRGALARAADDEERAGRATGTTDGDRARAPPRALLGRAPSRERACRWEATYERRGGLPMLPQRSRHAALSACASRGHPSPKRPLRAPPGRDRADSRQPDPPHDPPHPPLLPGRQPTEPGGPGPATRRWRPAGTLHLARGRATTAVSGGQRVGKLCAPGNLLERAGKAEITKITFSFGFQFLPAPEINLEIETAQPTTWIPKPTGTSEWLTLVEE; encoded by the exons ATGAGACACGGCGCGCGACACGCTGACAGGGCGCGCGCGCGCGGAGGGCGGGGCGCGCTCGCGCGAGCAGCTGACGACGAGGAGCGCGCGGGGCGTGCGACGGGAACAACCGACGGCGATCGCGCGCGCGCGCCCCCGCGCGCCCTACTCGGAAGAGCTCCGTCGCGGGAGCGCGCCTGCCGTTGGGAGGCGACCTATGAGAGGCGAGGCGGCCTCCCGATGCTGCCCCAGCGCTCTCGTCACGCAGCGCTGAGCGCATGCGCCTCTCGGGGGCATCCCTCCCCGAAACGCCCGCTCCGCGCGCCCCCCGGCCGGGACAGAGCCGACAGCCGACAGCCCGATCCGCCCCACGACCCGCCGCATCCTCCGCTCCTACCGGGTCGGCAGCCCACCGAGCCCGGCGGCCCCGGGCCTGCGACGCGCAGATGGCGGCCCGCGGGGACTCTCCATCTTGCGCGGGGAAGGGCAACGACGGCGGTGTCTGGGGGACAGAGAGTTGGGAAATTGTGCGCCCCCGGCAACCTTCTGGAGAGAGCCGGAAAGGCAGAGATAACAAAAATAACGTTTTCCTTTGGGTTCCAATTCCTGCCAGCTCCAGAGATCAATTTAGAAATTGAAACG GCTCAGCCAACGACTTGGATCCCAAAACCCACGGGGACAAGTGAATGGCTTACACTGGTAGAAGAATAA